A stretch of DNA from Carya illinoinensis cultivar Pawnee chromosome 12, C.illinoinensisPawnee_v1, whole genome shotgun sequence:
CGACTCTCTCTCCTAACCACAGTAGCACCGCCGCAGCTCATAGCCAACCACCACCAGCGGCCGTTCCCCATCATTGGTGATCTCCGACCGAACTTGGCCCCCACAGTGCAgcccctctccctctcctcctccATAAATCGAGCTCCCAACCACATTGTGCCTCTACACCCACATTGGTGGTCGGACGACAATGCCAATCACGGCGACTTCCTCTGCGTGATAGAGTATTGCTAGACGAAGTGGCATTGCAATCCATGGCCCGACCCGATTCACTCACCAAGACATACTCTCGAATTCGCGCTCCTTATCAACGCTTCACGCCGGCCGTGCCACTTGGACCGTTGGCATCTTATGCCCACCATGGTCGACACGAAGAGAGGGCATGGGTGGCGGCAAGGGGGAGGGGTGAAAAAAAAGAGGAGGAAGGGGGAGATGTCAGggagaaggaagagagagagagagagacgtgatATTAATAGTGTGCCACATCAGTGTGTGGAATCCTTTTGTGTTTAtagtattttccaaataattATGGAAGTGGAAAGTTCCTGGACAATCAATTTCTTTAAGGTAATTACTAAATTTAGACGTCAAAATCACCTCAACTCATTTCAAACCAATCATTAATGGGACCCACTACTATTTcaatttttccataaaaagttaaattcaacTCAACCTACTttatacattcaaacacatatctcaacattttttttataagtaaaagataaatattattaatcggAAGAAAACAGGCATGGCCCgtgtatacaggaagtatacatcaAGTACCTAAAAACATTCTATGAGTGAGGAAACATATCTCAACATATTTACTTTCAAACACATTTCAATGAGACTTACAAAATACTATTTATTCACAGATCATCTAAGATCACCTTACCATCCACTTTCACAAACTTAATCTATTCACTTTCACAAACTTCAattcaatacttattttaaaaaatatttttatccaactttttctctcattttccaaaatctaatAAGACATCTTCACTCAAATCATTTATTAGTATttccaaaattttgagatacttTTAAGCATCCAAACATGCCTGTAGCATAAGCTTGAATCTCAAGGTACATCAAATGCTTACACTggagagagataaaaaaaaaaaaaaactgagatcCTAAGCAATTGGGATCGCTACTACGGTCCAtatactggaaaaacaaaacaagagcacaATGGTCCACGCCAATGCACTAATGTAACTCATTTAAAGGAAAATGCCACACACTACGCCTTCATCCCACTCTTATTTTGCTATAATCAGGCTGCATTGTCCATTAAccttagaattttctttttaaaaaaataagtgatgATCCAAGGATGATGGAAGGCTTCACACTTACAAAGTGGAATGAAAGTAAGATAGGGGCGTACCATATAGCATTGCTCcgtttaaaaatgttgaatcaTTTAGAAGAACAAACTGAGCTTAGactaaaatgaaagcaaaaTGACTATTTAGTTTAAGAGCCGCCACTGTGTCACCTATAAATCTCATGAGATCCCAACGAAGAATAACCGAGACACCAATACAATAGAAAGTTAATTAGTTTGAAGGGAAAGCAACACATAtagtagaaatatatatatacacatatatacatacttgatcgtgtaaaaatatatatacatatccaTCAAAAAGGAGCAGAGCACAggccacaatgtaaaatacagAAGATTTCATCACTTTTTTAATAAGTGGAACTAACATAATTGTAGTGAAGAAGGATATTAACCACTGTACACGAGTGGAACTAATCTGAATTCTAAACCATCAGCGGAGATAGAAAGGAAAATaccacaaaacaaaaatgaaaagagaataaCTCAGCACTGAAGAAAATTCAGAAGTGATCCAAAAAGAGCCATACTTTGTCCCCTTCTACCACCTATggcagagtgtgtgtgtggagagagagagagagagagagagagagagagagagagagagagagagagagagggtaaaACAGCTACTTTCAGCACAAGATTGGCCAGACATCAAGGATATCCATGGGGGTAATGAGAGAGCAGAACCCACATCACTTGTAAACGAAAGGGTTGGACAAtcaagacaaaaagaaaaaacggtTTGCATCAGGGACTTCCAATTTTTGAAACACTAatccaaattataaaaatgttacAGTTATATGCcagatcaaaacaaaaatttacaCCATGAATCCTAGTGTCCTTTCCACCTCCTTGAAAGACTATCAAATTTGTCCCTCGCAGCTCTATCCTCCTTCTTATAGAAAGCATTCTTCAATTTTTCCATTGTTGTCTCATATATTCTTACTCTTCTGTCAAGCATATCATCAGCAAACCTCCTGGTCTCCGACAATCTACCTAAGTTACAAAGACCAAGGAGCAAAGCATTTGCACTCTCATCAAGATGCTTGACATTGTTCTCAATCATGTAGTTCCAAATCTCAATGGCTGTTTCAGGGTCATAGCCTTCAAACAACATAGCGATGGCTGTTGCGCAATTAGAATGCGTAGGTGACCATTCATTTTTAATCATCTCGACAAAGAATTTACGCACCTCATGAACTTTATTGTTTCTAATCAGGCATTTAAATATCATGTTATAACTTAAACTATCAGGAAAGACACCATCAAAGGGCATCTCATCCAGGAGCCGAAGCGCATTATCGATATCATTGTTGTTGCAGAGAAAACCAATCATCTTATTATACATGATCAACTTGGGCACCGAACCACTTCCAACCATAATATCCCACAATGGCATTGCGTGGCGTGAATCTTTTAGCTCAATAAGAATGTCGAGAGCATTGGAAAAGAATTTCAAACCTGGCAAacatttattttccttcataACTTGAAGAAACTTGATGGCCTCTTCGAACTGCGCCTCCCGCAAAAGCATGTTCAAGAATGCCTCATAAGTTGACATATACTGCGGGCTCCAACCGAGGCGGATCACCATTTCCTCAAAGGTGCGCTTGGCTTGTGCTACATCGCCTTCCTTCCGCCAACCTTCCAATAAAATGGCGAACGTGTCCCCATCTGGGGGAATCTTCACTTTGATCCTATCGAAGAACTCCAATGCCTTCACCGTTTGATTTTCCTCGCGGCAAATCACGCTCAACAGCAGGTTCACCGCAAGGACATCTGCTGGAATTCCGTACCTATCCATCACATCAAAGCTCATCCCGGCCTCGTTAAATCTCCGGACCATGCAATAACTCCCAAAGACGGACTCGAATGTGGCCATCGAGACCATTGCTTCCTCCTTCATGGACCGCACCGCGTCCCACATGGGGTCGAACAGCTGATTCTTGCCAAGCAAGTCGACCATGAGGTTCCACGCATCAGCGGAGTGCTTCTGAGCCCGACCGGCCCACCGGAAGAACTTCACAGCAGAGGAAGGATAATGGTAGGAAAATTTAAGGACTTCCTGAACGATTTCCGTCGAGGGAGAGATTCCGGTGGAGGAGAGTGCAGATTCGATGTCATGGGGAGAGACACGGGTGAGGATTTCGCAAATTGTTCTGGCGGCGGAGGAAATTTCCTGTGCGTCGAGGTGGGATGGGAATTGGTGAATAGGAAGAAGTGGTTTTAGGGGCGAAGTTGAATTTATCGGGATTTGTGATAAGGATGAAGAAGAGGTATTGGGGTTCACAGCCATAGCCTCCATTTGATGTCAAAGGAGGAAACGGTTTAATAACCCTAGAATCAAATTCAATGTATAATTtacaaacaagcaaacaaaaatggagaagaaagaaagggaaGGGAATCGTAAACGGAGAACCTTGGAGGCGAGAGTACAATGATGTTGGATTCAGCTGCAGGAATGACCGGAGATTCCAACTGAAATGACTGAGGTTTTCCGAAGAGATGAACACGTACGAAGGAATAATGCGTACTCGCCAACGGTTATTGTCGGCCCATTTAGATGGGCTGGGCTGGGCTATTTAAAGAATGAACATACAACTAAGAGAATAGTAAGCCGAAGGGAAAACAAAACACACaaatttcatttctttattattttttagatttgtcATGAATCCAATATGAATAAGTCTTCGGAGCATCCACTGTTTGGGAGAAACCATCGCACTCATGACGTGTGGATCGGGTTCACCAAACATTGAATCGGTTTCCATCAATACGTCTCACCTACTCCGAAATCTCACCCCCCACTCATCTCCCATACTCTCTTAGCCCTAAGAGCCCTTCGTCCCTTCGTCTTCTTCAAAGGCCATCGAGTTTCACTCTCACCCCCTAAGCATCTCCCACTCTCTATAACCTGCCCTCCCAAAGAGAAGACGAAGGCCATCAAAGCCATTCCGTAGCGTCTAACTCATCTGGGCATCGAAGCCCATCGCAGCATCCCTCAGTCCCGAAGGTCGGTCCATTCAAATGTAGGAGGCGAATCATCCCTCAGTCCCGAACCCCTTATTCTCTCATTCCCCAAGCCCTCAGTCCCGAAGCCCTAATAGCACCGAGGCGAAGAGATCTGCGTGAGGGAATTTCTGATTCTAGAgtttaaatttgtttatttctttatGGATTGTGGTGATTTGTTTACATTTCTTGTGTTATAGCTATGGTTCTGCGTTATGATGATTTGTTTTGATTTCCTGTGTTATAGCTATGGTGATGCGCTTTGCTATGGTGATTTGTTTAAATTTCCTGTGTTATAGCTATAGTTCTGCGCTATGCTATGGTGATTTgtttaaatttcttgtgttataACTATGATTTTGCGTTATGGTGTAAAATCTTGCATCCTGATTATTTATTCCAAGTTGCATTGTGATTATTTATTCCAATTTGCATTCTACTTGCCACAGTTATTTGAAGTTAAATTGTTGTATGGTGCACTGATCCCTCATAACAATATTACCTATGTATGAAGTTAAAGTGTTGATATGGAAATGATTGAAATGTAAAGTTGAGAAAAACAGGGGAATTTGAGAAAGAAGTTCGAGTTGTTTCCTGTTTACTAATCTTTGTTAGTAAATTCCTGTTTTTACTAATCTGTTTTAGTACTAATCTGTGCTAGTAAATTCCTGTTTTTAGTAAGCTGTTTTAGTACTAATCTGTGTTagtaaatttctatttttactaATCTATTTTAGTACTAATTTGTGTTAGTAAATTCCTATTTTTACTAGACTGTTTTAGTAGTAATCTGTGTTAGTAAATTTATGTCGATAGTAAGCTGTTTTAGTACTAAACTAATCTGTGTTAGTAAATTCCTGTTTTACTAATCTGTTTTAGTAGTAATCTATGTTAGTAAATTCTTGTTTTTACTAATCTGTTTTAGTAGTAATCTGTGTTAGTAAATTCCTGTTTTTACTAATCTGTTTTAGTATGTATCTGTGTTagtaaatttctatttttagtaCACTGTTTTAGTACTAAACTAATCTGTGTTAgtaaattcatgtttttactaaTCTGTTGTAGTACTAATATGTGTTAGTAAATTCTTGTTTTAGTAACTTCATGTTTATACTAATCTGAACTTCTGTGCAGTGTCTTTTTAATCAGTCATGGCTTCTACACAATCATCATCGTCTGTAATTGATGAATTTGTGTTGGAAACACCAAGttgttggtgtggtttgaaaGCACCCCTAATGACATCGCACACTATAAAAAATCCGAGAAGGAAATTTTTCACCTGCCCAAACTATAAGACGGTAAAACaagttattttatcttaattagtATAGTGagtttcattttaattaaatgttcTTATTGTGTGTAGCTTGAAACTAGGAAATGTGAATTTTTCATTTGGGCAGATATATTTCACCTGGTAGAGGAGAACATTCATAGAAGAGAGAGTCAAGTTTGGAATATGTTGGATGACGTATTGGTGCGCGAGAAAGAGGTTcgtaaaaagaaagataaagtgCGAGAGCGAGAAACAAGTCTTCATAGGgaaaatcataaattattatgTTTGTATTGGATTgtgatttttgtaattatttgggCTTAGTTTGGATAGTTTGGTAACTCTAATACCAAACTGACTTTTTGTTAGAATGTAACTGTTGGTAGAATGTAGTGTGGAAGTCCAACGTACTGTGATGTGCAGAAATATCTTGGACCTGTCTCAAGTGTATTGTAATGTAAATTGCAAGCTCTCTATAAATATCAAAATTCCTGTTTTGTAATTACCGGTCTTGAGACTACAAACTGtaactgttgttggttgttggttgttggtagaatgtaaataaaatttaagcAAACCTGATTTTACATTCCAAGAGTTCTCTTTaccaaaaaattacaattacaaaACTTTACATTAAGCATTAAAATAGACAGCCAGCCTACAATTGCAATTCAATGTTCAAAAACTGCACCCCATGTAATTACATATTCCTAATTTTGATTTCCCTGATTTTACATATCAAATGTCCAAGAGTtctttttaccaaaaaataataattacaaaactttACATTGATTATCGAATCCTACAGCCTTGAATTACAATTCAGGTGTACAAAAATGCTAAGAATGTAATTACATCTTCATCAAAAGGAAGTGGAAGTGCAGGTGCAAGAAACTGGGCATTTCAAATCAGTGCAATCTTTGCTCCAGATTTCAGCACTAATTGCTCCAGATTTACAGCCTTCTTTATTTATCACCCCTGAAACTATAAATGCATCCCGTTAGACACAATTTAGGTGCAGGAAACTTGAAATGGTAATTGTGCAATTAATGTATTGCGTAAGAATTAATTGCTACAAATACAGGTTGAACAATTAAATGCCCATTTCTGAGTCCTCATTTTTAAGCATGCGTGTTAGATGTGTATTTTATACTTGAGCATTTCAACATTTTTATGGTAATAAAAATTAAAGCCAGCCACGACATACACATGCAATTTAAGTACAAGCATCTCTAACAAGATGTCTTTTCTCTAACCTCATTTGACGGCTGGGTTGATTGTGTAAGAATGCTGATTTGCGTTCTAACACCAACTCCATCATCAACTTGGGGTTCTTGAGATCTCGATGTATCTTCAATTGTATTGCATCTGCATCCCCCAAAATTTTCCTGCATGTCTATGTTCGAAAACAAAAGTGAGCATATATTAGAATTAGAATATTCAAAAACAAGATTAGGCATATCTCAAATTTTGTAATTACCGGTTTTTTCCTCTTTGTTGCCATCTTTTCTACAAGTGGAACCTTCCTCTTACTTGGGGGTCTCCCTTTCCCTCGGACCACGATGGggtttaatattttcttaccaTTCTCCAAGACCACCTTTGGTTGTGCCTTCGTTTGCTCACATGTCGACTCTAGTGTTGAACCTTCACATTTTGTCTCAAAGTCATTAACAACACGCAGGAATGCACTGACTTTTTCATTATCTAAAGAAATTTTGGTTGGCAATTGTGAACATCTTTTAACCACAAGCTCATAATTCCTGGTATTTGATCTGTCCCGCTAGTCATCGTAACTACTTCTAAGTAAAGTGTATCTTCTCTTAATGTCTTTTCTCCAGCGATCTAAGACATATACATCAGGCAACACATTAATTTTCTTCAACTGACAAACTCTAAGTGCATGCCTACATAGAATCCCTCTCGTCTCAAACAGTGCACGTGTGCATTTTACCTCTACCTCCACCTCGTTATAGTAAACAGAGTATTGGACTGTTTTAATGTGGTCATCAATAGATATTTCATCCAAgacatcatattttaaaatgcaCCCGTGTGTGCTTACCAACCAACAATTGCAACACATTAGGCTCAGCAACTCTCCTTGGACCTCTTTGAACTTTGCATTTgtatataagttttaaaattgcTTCTCGATGTTTAAATGAGACAAGCAGGGAATAGTTTGGTTGGTAGAATTGAAATCCGCAATTGTCTCTACCTCGACCTTCTTTCTAAGGGCGTTATCAAACTGGTCCACAAATTCTTTCAACATTGTTCCAGAATAGACATACCCATCgaaaaaagcattcatgcttTCAGACCTTTGAGTCGTGCTCATACCAACCTAAAATACACCCTTCAAGTAAGCTGGAACCCAAGAAGACCTTTTCTCATATAAGGATTGAAGCCATTTATTGCCGACCAAATCATAGTTCGCAAGTAGTTGATCCAAACTTTCCTCAAATTATGTAGTGGTCTGTGAGTCATATAATACAATTTGAATGTCAGTCTTCAACCTCGCATTGAATTTGGCATGAGATCCTAACTTTTCTGGAAGTTTGCAAATAATATGCCATAAACAATATCTCTATCGAGTTTGGGAGAATACACATGCAATAGCATTCTTCATTGCCCAATCTTGATCGGTTATGATAGCTTTGGGTGCCTTACCATTCATGCAATCCAGCCACATTCGAAACAACCAGATAAAAGTATTTGTGTCCTCATTTGAAAGCAACCCCGCTCCTAATAATATGGACTGCCCATGATGGTTAACACCAACGAATGGGGCAAAAGGCATCCCGTACCTATTTGTTAGGTACGTTGTATCAAAAGTTACAACGGCGCCAAAATATTCATAGGCCGCTCGACTCTGAGCATCAGCCCCAAATACGTTCCGTAACCTTCCATCATCATCCACGTCCATATTAGAAACAAAACCATCATTCTAATCtctcattttttgaaaatactgATTAAGGGTGTCGCCACCTCCTTTGCCCAACCTCAAATGTTGCGCCTTATCAATAAAATTCCGATAATCTTTCTCTTGAGATTCAAGATTGTCAAAACCCCACGCATCAACGACAAGCGAATAATAATTTTTGCTCATTCGTATACTTGCTCTATCATTAAGCTCAAGAATCCTTTGACTGTATTCATCAAGACACTTGTGAGATCGCAAAAGTCTTGCTTCTTGGGACTCACAGTGATGTGGTTGTGCACATTTACAACAATGGTGAATACCCATTTCTCATTCTTATTCAAGGTCGCATTTACCCTCGCCTTACAATCTGTTTTGGTTGTTGGTCGTGACCTCGAGATATTGTTACCCTTAGGTTGGTACTTCCCGCCACGGAAATAACCAAATGTCACATACACATGTCTTTCTTCATCATCTCTCTTAGTCCTAAATGACCGTACACCAAAACCCTATTACTTGGCATATTGCTTGTAGTAGGTCATAACCTCTTTTGCACTGTCAAATTCCATACCTGACTTTGGTGCTTCAACTTGTACCTCATCATCCAAAACAACAGCAGTACCTtctaaatttcttcttcatctaTATCTTCATTTATGTCGAAGagcatttctaaaaaaataaacatatggAGTGATTAGTATTGTTTAGAAATTAGCGGAAAATCTAAGCAAACAAAACTCTAATACCATCGGCGTCATGCAAACTTTCATCAGTCATCATGAATGGACTTCCAacattttgttcaaattttgcACTAGTACGCACAGTTGACGCCGACGGCACTTCTTGACTCAGGTCGTCTGGATTACTTGGTGGCGGGGAACGTATATATGGTGGCATCTGCTCAAACAAACACATTGTTAGGCAAAATACTCTAAACTTTATAAAATGTAGAtgtatgaaatttaaaaattcaaataaatgaaCTTGAAATGAATCATCAAATGGGTTAAACTCTATCGGATTGTGTGACGTAGGGTATGGCATCTTTATAGAAAGTAGAAGTAGAACCCAGCTACCTATCATAAAGCAagtaaatttgttaaaaaaaataatcccaTTCAATCAAGAAAAGACCATAAAAAAACCCACAACCTTAAtcaagaaaagacaaaaaaaaacatgtatGGCCCATCTGAACTTTCATTTCCTTCATCTTTCTCCCTTTCTctttctcacacacacacattttgATGTATGGCccgttaatatatatatatatataagcacttTTTGATGGGATAGGCTAGCTGAAGCCAAAGAACTATATAAGATGCctttaattacaaaattgtGCATTATCATCTGTTTAGTGTGcattattataaaaaagtttaagtTGTCTTGTAGAGAGTTCTCAAAATAAAGGGTTCCTTGTGGGTGGAACCCAAGAACAATTACTTCATCTGTCCTTATTAAAGCACACATTTTTCCAAATTAAAATGGCCTTGAATCGTTTTATTTACTCTTGAACATTAATCTGTTGTAAAAACTTTCAAACTTATGGTGTAAATAATATTGGATGCAGaaccaaatatttatttatccaGCTCATATTAAATCTGTTGCATGTGTGAATGCCATATAAGGGAAGACACCACACCACAAATCAAGCAAATCAAGATCAAGCTCACAAGACCTGATTTAAGGCTGAAAATGTGCATGTAACAGCAGCCAAATACTCTGTAACAGCTACATATTTATCGACTAAATGCTTAGTAATTGTAGGCTTAAGTTTAGCATTCCAACTTAAAATAGAATATGAGTTTAGCATTCCTTCTTAAAATAGAATATGTacacttgtatatattttgataaaatcAATTATAATAAGTGTGGTGTTTTTCACTCGACATAAATAAGAAATTTCTATGTGATATTTTTCACTCGACAAGAAGTTGAACTCTGTGTTCATATTCtatttaccattcattttttaaacttcATCATGCCATTCATTTATGTCAAAGAGTTTCCTGTTTTTTGCACGGTTTCATTACATCTACCCATTGAAGAAAGTTTAGGAAGTGCTCTTCAGGGGCCTAACAGAGAAATCCAACAACAGGCCATCATGTAATGTGCGTGCTGCAGAAATCCATTGCCCGTATACAAGCTAAAATGCAGTCAGTATCCCCGTGCGAAATCAGCAAAGGAAACAACAAACTAAaggtaaaaaataaacaaaatcggAACCTTTCCATCAAGAATAACAagttcagaaaaataaaaacacaaaataattttttctccaTGCCCTAAAACCCGCAACATCCATCCCATTAAACCCTAGATTCACCTATCTCAATACACAATATCAAAGTTCTATATGGAAGAAAAAATGGACCTTAGACTCTTAACTAACGGCGAGAGTAGGGGCGCTGGCGAAACCCTCCTCCACCAGAGCACTGTCGCTGGATGCACACAATTACTAATCTGTTCAACAAGCTTGCAGGGAGCAGAGGCGTTGGCCAGATGGACGATCGTCTTTCGATGGCGCTGACGAGAGAGCCAGCGTCGACTGGTGGAGCTAGGTACGTCGTACCTGGCACGGATTGCTGTCGAGGGAGGAGGGTAGCAATTTCGTAGGGTGATTTCGAATGCCAAGAAACAGACTTTCAAAACCCATCAAAACGCacattttggatttttttttttaaattatttactaCAGTAGCATTCACGTAGTGAGTGCACTGAGTGCACTACTACAGTGGATGCTCCGTAGAACTACTCATCCAATATTCATGTACATAAAATTTGGAAGACATTACAGGGTAGTGAATTCAACCATaaagagtgataaaaaaaaaagtagtttttttctccttttaaagaagaatgatggtacttccaattttatttataatcctCATTTCGGcaaattaatactttaaaaaaaaaaaagaacttggagattacaaaaatttcaaaacaagaatAACTATATCAGTATAATGTGTTAATTACAATCATAGTCTATACTCAATGAACAAAGTTAGAAGCTACAAAACCATCTAATGATGGTACTTAAGGTTGTATTTGGGTAGTTGAGTAATCTAAGATCAATTcgttactattcattattttatcattacttttaattattttttattattaactacaatttaatattttattattacttttttactactattcacatatcgTCTGAAATCAATTTAGTATCCAAACACACCCTAAATCGAGATAATCTCAAAAAGTCTATCCTTATATACTACCCAAAGCCAATGATGACACTTAAATAGCTAAAGAATAAGTAGTTGAAACACCAAAcaccctcctttttattttttttgcaataTGAAGAAGTTTTACAACTCTTAGAGCTTCTTCTCATTAACACAAAGCTATACATTGCCCCTCCGTtgtaaactttttatttttatgaactcgATCAGTTGTTGATAATTTATGTTGTGAAGGGACAAGTGCATGGATAAAGACACTTGGTAGGTGTACGTGTTATATTCTTGTAAGAGTAAAGCTATTATGTCTCTTATACCTCATTTGGATATACAGTTTacatgaaatgagatattttgaatagtaataaaattttttagttaagatgaaatgaaatagtttgtacaaaaaatatgtgtttggataataacatgagatgagatagtttttaatttttataatttgaaaaatgtgtgagtcccacttttttataaaaggccGAATTGTGCACTGTTCACGAACAGTTTAATATTGTcaatttttactattcattactgtttatttaagtggatgtttttaaaatttagagatgaaataTTATAGTGTGTTTGGATAGGGATCAAAAAAATGTTGTACggtacagatgagatgaaaaatgtaATGCTATGtgacttatttaaaaaattttaaacacaaacataaaaaagtagagaaaatctAGGGTTttagctttctttttctttttttttttttaatttttgaacaccattttgttttgaatatatatatatatttttaataaaccacGTTATGTCACATTAAGGATCAATGTGAATGGTATAAATTAGGGGGCATATATAGCAGCATTACGTACTCTTCTTTAATTGTAAAGTTGTAGTGAAAAATGAATCGCATTTGGCCAATCCAGTTGGGTCAATACTTTACAAATTAACTTGATCTCTATCTAGCTAATGTTGCATTTAGACAAAGAACATATAATGTGCTAAAATGTCTAGTTATGCTGAAATGTCTAGCTATCGCCCTATCATGTGCAGTGGCGGAACAATAAAGGGCTTGGGggcatgaaaaatatatatatatatatatatatacatatatattagttttttattatttaataggaTGATATTAATCTCTTCTTGTGTTGGcccctctctaaaaaattatcttggcctcttttataaaattattttgatcttataGGTTAATTACTTATAAGtccaatttaaaaaattttaattcaatttgaaaataaaataaataaaatagattttatataaaataaaattatctaataacaTGATGACACATTttcactaataataataataataataataataataataaagttgaATGGTTTTGAATAGGCATGACacctcttttcttctcttctgcCATCTGCATGAAGTTTTATTGATAAGAAAAAAGTCTTTTCCTTACAATTTACCAAAAGGCCAAAAAGACTTTTTAAATCTATCTTC
This window harbors:
- the LOC122290457 gene encoding pentatricopeptide repeat-containing protein At1g77360, mitochondrial-like, with product MEAMAVNPNTSSSSLSQIPINSTSPLKPLLPIHQFPSHLDAQEISSAARTICEILTRVSPHDIESALSSTGISPSTEIVQEVLKFSYHYPSSAVKFFRWAGRAQKHSADAWNLMVDLLGKNQLFDPMWDAVRSMKEEAMVSMATFESVFGSYCMVRRFNEAGMSFDVMDRYGIPADVLAVNLLLSVICREENQTVKALEFFDRIKVKIPPDGDTFAILLEGWRKEGDVAQAKRTFEEMVIRLGWSPQYMSTYEAFLNMLLREAQFEEAIKFLQVMKENKCLPGLKFFSNALDILIELKDSRHAMPLWDIMVGSGSVPKLIMYNKMIGFLCNNNDIDNALRLLDEMPFDGVFPDSLSYNMIFKCLIRNNKVHEVRKFFVEMIKNEWSPTHSNCATAIAMLFEGYDPETAIEIWNYMIENNVKHLDESANALLLGLCNLGRLSETRRFADDMLDRRVRIYETTMEKLKNAFYKKEDRAARDKFDSLSRRWKGH